A genome region from Arachis duranensis cultivar V14167 chromosome 8, aradu.V14167.gnm2.J7QH, whole genome shotgun sequence includes the following:
- the LOC107463132 gene encoding cytosolic Fe-S cluster assembly factor NBP35 produces the protein MATVKHKILVLSGKGGVGKSTFSAQLAFALAAMDFQVGLLDIDICGPSIPKMLGLERQDIHQSNLGWSPVYVESNLGVMSIGFMLPNPDDAVIWRGPRKNGLIKQFLKDVYWGELDFLVVDAPPGTSDEHISIVQCLDATGVDGAIIVTTPQQVSLIDVRKEVNFCKKVGVKVLGVVENMSGLCQPLMDFKFMKLTDNGEQKDVTEWILGYMREKAPEMLNLMACSEVFDSSGGGALKMCNEMGVPFLGRVPLDPQLCKAAEEGRSCFADKDCVVSAPALKKIIEKLIEANGLSMAASNGV, from the coding sequence ATGGCTACTGTGAAGCATAAAATATTGGTCTTGTCAGGAAAAGGAGGAGTAGGCAAGAGCACATTTTCCGCCCAGCTGGCATTTGCTTTAGCAGCAATGGACTTTCAAGTGGGTCTTCTTGACATTGACATTTGTGGTCCAAGCATCCCTAAGATGCTCGGTCTAGAACGTCAAGATATACATCAGAGCAACCTTGGGTGGTCTCCTGTCTATGTGGAGTCCAACCTCGGTGTCATGTCAATTGGATTCATGCTTCCAAATCCTGATGATGCCGTTATATGGAGAGGCCCCCGCAAAAATGGGCTTATTAAGCAGTTTTTGAAAGACGTCTATTGGGGTGAGCTTGATTTCCTTGTTGTTGATGCTCCTCCTGGTACCTCAGATGAGCACATTTCAATTGTTCAATGCCTTGATGCAACTGGAGTAGATGGTGCAATTATAGTCACCACTCCTCAGCAAGTCTCTCTTATTGATGTGAGAAAAGAGGTGAATTTCTGCAAGAAAGTTGGAGTGAAAGTTCTTGGGGTAGTAGAGAATATGAGTGGCCTGTGCCAGCCCCTAATGGATTTTAAGTTCATGAAGTTGACGGATAATGGTGAGCAGAAAGATGTTACGGAATGGATATTGGGATACATGAGAGAAAAAGCACCGGAAATGCTGAATTTGATGGCATGCAGTGAAGTTTTCGATAGTAGTGGTGGTGGCGCACTGAAAATGTGCAATGAAATGGGGGTGCCTTTTCTCGGTAGGGTTCCACTAGATCCGCAACTTTGTAAGGCAGCTGAAGAAGGCAGGTCCTGCTTTGCTGATAAAGATTGTGTCGTGAGCGCTCCTGCATTAAAGAAGATTATAGAGAAGTTGATAGAAGCAAATGGGTTGTCAATGGCAGCTAGTAATGGAGTGTAG